The sequence below is a genomic window from Streptosporangium lutulentum.
CTTCGACATCTACGCCGGCCACGACTGGGCCTCGGGGCACGGGGCGTTCGGCTCCGGCAACAACCAGGAGTCCTCGTCGGAGGGCATGAACTTCGCCAACGCCCTGATCCAGTGGGGACAGGCCACCGGGAACACGGCGGTCCGCGACGCGGGCATCTTCATCTACACGACCCAGGCCGCGGCGATCCAGGAGTACTGGTTCGACACGCGCAACCAGAACTTCCCCACGACCTTCGGCCACAGCACGGTCGGCATGGTCTGGGGCTCGGGCGGCGCCTACGCCACCTGGTTCAGCGGTGAGCCGGAGATGATCCAGGGCATCAACATGCTTCCGGTCACCGGCGGCCACTTCTACCTGGGCGACAACCCCGGCTATGTCACCACCAACTACAACGAGCTGGTGACCAACAACGCGGGCCCGCCCACCGTGTGGCAGGACATCATCTGGCAGTTCCGCGCCCTGGGCAACGGCGACGCGGCCCTGGCGAGCCTCCGCGCCGCGGGCGGCTACACCCCCGAGGAGGGTGAGAGCAGGGCGCACACCTTCCACTGGATCCGCAACCTGGCCGCGCTGGGCAACGTGGACACCTCCGTGACCGCCAACCACCCGCTGGCCAAGGTGTTCAGCAAGAACGGCGCCCGCACCTACGTCGCCTCCAACATCACCGGCAACGCGATCACGGTGACCTTCTCCAACGGCACCGTCCTCAACGTGCCGGCGGGCAAGACGGCCACCTCCGGCGCCTTCACCTGGAGCGGCGGCAACGCGGGAGGCGGCACCACCCAGCCCCCCGACCCCACCCCGACTCCCACCCCCACCCCGCCCACGGGCACCTTCACCGCCACCCGCTACCTGCAGACGGGCGGGGCGCTGCCGGGCACCTCCGGTACGGCGGGCAACCTCACCCTGGCCGCCGCCGCAGGCAACTCCAACGGCTCGCCCGTCAACCCGCAGGTCTTCACCGCCACCGGCCTCACCGCCACCCACAACGGCGGCTCCACCGCGTTCGACCTCTTCCTGGACGCGGGCGCCACGGTCGCCAACGGCAGCCAGGTCCGGGTCTCCTACGACCTGACCGGCAACGGGAGCTGGGACAGGGTGGAGACCTACCGCTATTTCGCCACCGACCCGGTAGCGGGCTGGGAGCACTACACCCAGGCCGCCGGCCTGCTGTCCTCGTCGGGAACGCTCGGCAACCTGTCCGGCGGTCAGGTGAGGGTGGAGGTCTGGAACGCCATCGGCAACGGCACGACCACCCTCGGCGTCGGCAACCAGTCGCTGGTGAGGCTCCCGTTCAGCTGATCCGTCGACGCACGGGGCCGTGGTCCTGACAGGTCTCGTGACGCGTGAGGCCGGCTGATCCCAGCACGTCCGGGGTCAGCCGGTCTCGTGTCGCGCGAAGGCGGCCGAGAGCGAGGACTCCCGATCGTCCTCGCCCGGGACGACGGGCGGCCACTTCAGGCCGATCGGGCTCGACGGCGGAAACGTGCCCGACTCGACGATCGCGTCGGTCAGGGGACGGAGCAGCCGGGCGAGCGTGGTGGTGAGCTCGTCCCCGAGGGCTCGCCAGGGACCGGCCGCCGCCTCGTCGGTCAGCCGCTCGATCCGGTCGCGTTCCCGCGCGCCCACGGCGGTCAGGCGATCGGAGCCGTCGAGCCATCCCCGCTCGCGCAGGGCGGCGGCGCCGGCGACCCAGTCGTCGTCATCCCATTTCCGGCCCTGCCGCAGGAGGTCCATGTCGGTCTCGTCCGCCGCGGCCTTGAGCAGGTGGGACTGGATCGGGGACACGCCGTGGGCCACCAGTGCGGCCACGTGCCCGTCGCCCCGGTGCTCGCGCAGCGTGGTCGCGGCCTGCCACAGCCGCAGGTGCGGTTCGGCCGGCGAGGGAAGGGCCTGGTTCGCCGCGCCGAGTATCCGGCCCGCGGTGTCGGCGTGCTCGGCCGCCCTCCAGGCGAGCGTGGCGGCCGTGCGCAGGTCCTCGGAGTCGAGCGTCGTGCCCGTGAGCAGGCGCTCCAGGGCGGCCCCCGCCCCTTCGAGCCGGGCCCGCAGCACGGAGGAGGGGGTCGCGAACGTCCAGGCGTCGGGGAGCGCCCGGCGCACCCGCGCCGGATGGAAGCCGTGGAAGGCGGCGGTGACCACGTCCGGACCCACCGGTCCGAGCGGAGCCGCTCTCATCGCGAAGTAGCCCATCCAGAATCCGCGCATGCCGATCGCGTCGGCCGCCGCCCGTGCTTCCGGGGCGAAGTAGGTGACGGCGTGTAAGGGCTCCAGCAGTTGCCACATGACACGTGGGACGTTCGTGGTCACCGTCGGCACGTTCTCACCCCGTTTCGTGGACCTTGATCAATGGGTCTGTGCGCTTTCACCCGGCAAGCATAGATATTTCAGGACGTCATGTCTGGTCAGGACACTGACCCAATGTGTTTGGGGCAGTCAGATCCATTTGTGAAGTTGGGCCTTCTCAATGGTCGGCGGGCGGGTTATCAAGAGCAGGAAAGAGATTGTGAGCCGGATGTCACATCCGGCGCGGCTCGCCCCGCCGTACGGCATCGCTGCCACATCCGGCCGTCCAGCCCCCCGATCCGATGGAGAGCGCCATGCGTCAGTTACGAAAAGTCATCGTGAGACTTCTGTGCGTCACCGTTCTGCTCGCATCCGGTCTCGCCATGGCCACGAGCGCGCAGGCCGCCGTGCCGGACCGCTGGGGGTTCGCCTACGTCAACGCCTACTCGGGCGTTCCCAGCCTCGCCCACCAGGCGGGAAGCTGGGGCCCCGGGTTCAACGTCACCGTCACGCCCGGCGCCCTGGGCCAGTCATTCGTGAGGTTCCCGCAGATCGCGACGGGCGGCGGCGTCGTGCACGTCACGGCGGTCGCCCCGGCCGCCCACTGGTGCCAGGCCCAGAACTGGGGGCCGTCGGGACTCGATCTCGTCGTGGCCGTGCAGTGCTACCGATACGGCGGGGGCCCCGTGTTCGCCCAGTACACCATCGTCTTCGAGACGAGCACGGGCACCCTGCCCGCCTCGCAGGGGCTCGGCTACGTTCACTACAAC
It includes:
- a CDS encoding SCO6745 family protein; protein product: MTTNVPRVMWQLLEPLHAVTYFAPEARAAADAIGMRGFWMGYFAMRAAPLGPVGPDVVTAAFHGFHPARVRRALPDAWTFATPSSVLRARLEGAGAALERLLTGTTLDSEDLRTAATLAWRAAEHADTAGRILGAANQALPSPAEPHLRLWQAATTLREHRGDGHVAALVAHGVSPIQSHLLKAAADETDMDLLRQGRKWDDDDWVAGAAALRERGWLDGSDRLTAVGARERDRIERLTDEAAAGPWRALGDELTTTLARLLRPLTDAIVESGTFPPSSPIGLKWPPVVPGEDDRESSLSAAFARHETG